The Bacilli bacterium PM5-9 DNA segment CTTTATTAATTACTAAAATATCTGAATCTTGATAAACAATATTTATTGGAATATCTTCAGCTACTATCTCACAATCATCAATAATCATTGGTATAATTGTTATTTCATCACTGACTTTTAATTTATAATTTGCTTTAGTTGCCTTTTCATTAACTAAAATACACTCTTCTTCAATCATTTTTTTAATTGTTGAGCGTGACATATCAGGTTTTTTTAGGGTAATAAACTTATCAATACGCAATAATTCATCCTCTTGACTAACTATTATTTTTTCCATTTTTATTCCCCTTTTCAAAAAATAGTGTTTCTATAACAAACAATACTACTGCAATACTAATATAACAATCTGCAATATTGAAAATCGCAAATTTATATGTATTAAATGTAAAGCTTAAAAAATCAACAACTTCACCATATAATAATCTATCAATAAAATTACCTAAAACACCTGCTAATAATATTGATGTTGTAATTAATGCAAACTTACTTTTACTTGTTTTAAATAAGTATGCAATTACTAATAAAGCAATAAATGTAACAATAAAGAAAAAAAACATTTGTCCTTTAAAAATCGAAAATGCTGCTCCATCGTTTCTAATATATAAAAGCGAAAAGAAATTCTTAATAATTGGAATTTCTTGATATAGTTCCATATTAGTACTTACTAAAAATTTACTTAATTGATCAAGTACTATTAATACAATAACTAAAAATAAATATTTAATTTTTTTCATTTAATCACCATAACAATTATAGCATTTTCAACACTTTAAAACAATTAAGATAATCAAATAAAAGACAACTTTATATGATTAATTTATGATATTGTCTTAAGTAATAACTTTCGGAATTGTCTTAAATATTGTAACATCTTTATTAGGAGGTGTTACTCAATGAAA contains these protein-coding regions:
- a CDS encoding signal peptidase II (product_source=KO:K03101; cog=COG0597; ko=KO:K03101; pfam=PF01252; superfamily=103473; tigrfam=TIGR00077; transmembrane_helix_parts=Inside_1_6,TMhelix_7_26,Outside_27_58,TMhelix_59_78,Inside_79_84,TMhelix_85_107,Outside_108_124,TMhelix_125_147,Inside_148_158); translation: MKKIKYLFLVIVLIVLDQLSKFLVSTNMELYQEIPIIKNFFSLLYIRNDGAAFSIFKGQMFFFFIVTFIALLVIAYLFKTSKSKFALITTSILLAGVLGNFIDRLLYGEVVDFLSFTFNTYKFAIFNIADCYISIAVVLFVIETLFFEKGNKNGKNNS